A window of the Lolium perenne isolate Kyuss_39 chromosome 7, Kyuss_2.0, whole genome shotgun sequence genome harbors these coding sequences:
- the LOC127314695 gene encoding uncharacterized protein encodes MEFERKPPSLLELCVRNVIDNLRYVDNMDGVEMQLLKRIMPHCTLEQLTRIESRTEMDISPVTDVLWKRFYQQQFGEDNMNLVVKKMKQSGARYKWKDLFKAKTEKQKEVEEVMGERLRKKYQAQKAERESKQIKICTKVPPSSKRSWFGGSGSSSLSNSSYKSPILKKARMEVDSRAKMQATIQRNTFARSSQPTRMTSPNGQPLRSTTIHRPNSTITITKPTGGLNRPVQKQNTRPKF; translated from the exons ATGGAGTTTGAGAGGAAGCCTCCGAGTCTGCTGGAGCTATGCGTCCGGAACGTCATCGACAACCTCCGGTACGTCGACAACATGGATGGCGTGGAGATGCAGCTGCTCAAGAGGATCATGCCCCACTGCACCTTGGAGCAGCTGACACGCATCGAGAGCCGTACAGAG ATGGACATTAGCCCTGTTACCGATGTGCTGTGGAAGAGGTTCTACCAGCAGCAATTTGGCGAGGATAATATGAACCTCGTCGTCAAGAAAATGAAGCAGAGCGGAGCACGTTACAAATGGAAGGATCTCTTCAAG GCAAAAACAGAAAAGCAGAAAGAAGTTGAAGAGGTTATGGGTGAAAGACTCAGAAAGAAATATCAGGCACAAAAGGCTG AGAGAGAAAGCAAACAGATTAAAATTTGTACAAAGGTGCCACCGAGCAGCAAAAGAAGCTGGTTTGGAG GAAGTGGATCCAGCAGCCTATCTAACTCCAGCTACAAGAGCCCTATCTTGAAAAAGGCAAGGATGGAGGTTGACAG TCGGGCGAAAATGCAAGCTACTATCCAAAGGAATACTTTTGCAAG GTCATCCCAGCCAACAAGGATGACCTCTCCTAATGGACAGCCATTGAGGTCGACGACAATCCATCGACCCAATTCAACGATAACCATCACCAAACCAACTGGTGGTTTGAACAGGCCGGTGCAAAAGCAAAACACCAGGCCCAAATTCTAG
- the LOC127314693 gene encoding uncharacterized protein: protein MSSNWRSLQHRHRYTYTSVVVPKHYLEALALVPASVSSSSFFAQLTNLISLTSTYAQVAAVKDLAAAFVHFLSSPADDAAVLVAAKLYLEILFFENSLPLHRTLISVLAKCKKFSAAISGCFALLCEEYGGAGAKAKKRFLVSRAGLSLIGYPKLGFLDEAVGKGVEVMASDVVAGLEGVIRDIGDGSRPSPVVMEQCQEAMSCMYYLLQRYPSKFTGLHEASSVFRTAVRTILTVLKSSAFSRDCLVASGVGFCAAVQVFMSPEEISRFISQGLFGIFPPGHHEDTKDLAAAHDALSGFDLNREIGDLSVLSRLCLLRGILTAIPRKALTVRQLRPNGSLWTVLYDGILPELCEHCENPVDRHFNFHALTVTQICLQQIKTAVTADFADFSGDYKPFSRDIINRILKIVWSNLEDPLSQTVKQVHLIFDLLLDIESCLSSEDQNNRLVLCNIANDLLRLGPRCKGRYIPLASLTRRLGAKSILSFKSNLLLETAYAYIDDDVCCATTSFLKCFLENLRDECWNSDGVEQGYDAFRALCLPPLMRGLVSGSSKLRSNLNTYAIPVVIEVDPDSIFAMLGFISLGPSAKATKLDIPLKSDQCIAALVSLLKVSRNLALVEGDIQLDSGELPQQGDIKGAAVISVKGITVTVPVNWFILALTHGDETLRIDAAESLFLNPKTSSLPSSLELSLLKEAVPLNMRCSSTAFQMKWTGLFRKFFARVRTALDRQLKQGSWRPSPTSIVKEANPVDTAVDACVQRAEDLFQFMKWLGSFLFNSCYPSGPYERKTIAMELILILLDVWPICRSEGKTDLYPYNDSITMPDSTISFVGSIIDSWDRLRENSFRILLQFPTPLPGISLSTSINDIIRWAKELVLSPRVRESDAGALAFRLIFRKYVLELGCVLVFSEEHDCLQCYTKSTDGAAQVITSQNPVAQYLSALIQWLCTVVEEGEKDLSEACKKSFVHGVLLTLRYTFDELHWNSEVIQSRVSEMRCLIGKLLELIMRITSLALWVVSSDAWYMPYDMDDMIDDVSFLSDVIDEHQPDTASATAEKNAKSGNNGKPADSVIMVGCWLAMKEVSLLFGTIVRKIPLPVCSHSNSSQTEDISGEILDVEQLEMMGDHFLQVLLKMKHNGAIDKTRAGLTALCNRLLCSNDPRLCKMTDSWMVLLMDRALAEGQTVDDLLRRSAGIPASFMALFLAEPDGTPKKLLPRALKWLIEFAKTSLANFQKDCNQKSEAMKDDTSVHSNGNLSKSRDEGVVPTVHVFNVLRAAFNDANLAADTSGFCAEATIVAIHAFSSPYWEVRNAACLAYTALVRRMVGFLNVQKRESARRSITGLEFFHRYPALHPFLCSELKVATELLADGVSRNLESHIAKAIHPSLCPILIVLSRLKPSPISCGTEDPLDPFLLLPFIQKCATQSNYRVRVLASRALIGLVSNERLQYVVIDILDHLPCGSHEMAAHSSQCSDPPVSANMGNGNLPWPAKSSSFNSIHGLLLQLCSLLDNNFRGLTDSNKKDQILGHLIEVLSKCSWLGCRKLCRCPVVSTSYLLVLDQMLDVARTGESRHTDVIRSLLLQLSSQCLNNATSTHYSFHDPTQIELQQQAAASYFSCVGIPKGHDETAEEDIRSQILDKSTSSMSETPCEVSLPELHKEIMSCLADPIYDVRITVLKRILQLVKSIRCGDSKNILHQWARANLHPVIMERLFLEEHPKCLYYSLKIIFSWNMECQFNNGEDSNTFLSIWERLVHLNSTVSHAKTREIILCCMGMCMKQFAKLLRNGVLQEGLKTSELSTSSVSINEGNRLPAALISINYFVSLVKNQSDPSETVNSRRAAAEAIISSGLLEEANFVKACVSNTYLPSEHDECHLEEKCLKASVGEFTSLYACKILDLWFICIQLLEDEDVHLRQKLAKNVQRIIANGSANNLCDDSVPLQVDRVIELSFEFVTNLFGHWLKYIEYLLRMVLDTANTLDSDGDLVRQIFDKEIDNHHEEKLLICQISCLKIQKLLRSEYELATEGRTELFLQNWRESFLHQLTSLTSGYLEKEGKTDWIGGIGNHKDVFTSVYANLLGLYALTQSRSLEQLEDRHKLYLQEFSDLEGFITPFLKNPLISNLYLLVKRSHGVLGSPLKPEDQVGGSASENFDLYFLLR, encoded by the exons ATGTCGTCGAACTGGCGGTCGCTGCAGCACCGGCACCGGTACACCTACACCTCCGTGGTGGTGCCCAAGCACTACCTGGAGGCGCTCGCCCTCGTGCCGGCCTCGGTCTCCTCCTCCAGCTTCTTCGCCCAGCTCACCAACCTGATATCCCTGACCTCCACCTACGCGCAAGTCGCCGCTGTCAAGGACCTCGCCGCGGCGTTCGTGCACTTCCTCTCCAGTCCAGCGGACGATGCTGCCGTGCTCGTTGCCGCCAAGCTTTACCTGGAGATCCTCTTCTTCGAGAACTCCCTGCCGCTCCACCGCACGCTGATATCCGTCCTCGCAAAGTGCAAGAAGTTCTCCGCGGCGATCAGCGGGTGCTTCGCTTTGCTCTGCGAGGAGTATGGCGGCGCCGGTGCCAAggcgaagaagaggttcttggTGTCGCGAGCGGGGTTGTCGCTGATCGGGTACCCGAAGTTGGGGTTCCTGGATGAGGCCGTCGGGAAGGGCGTGGAGGTCATGGCGTCGGACGTGGTTGCCGGGCTGGAAGGGGTGATCAGAGACATAGGTGACGGGTCCCGGCCCTCTCCGGTTGTCATGGAGCAGTGCCAGGAGGCCATGTCCTGCATGTACTACTTGCTGCAGCGGTACCCTTCCAAGTTCACCGGGCTCCACGAGGCGTCGAGTGTCTTCAGGACCGCTGTCAGGACGATATTGACTGTTCTGAAGTCGTCTGCCTTTTCCAGGGACTGTCTGGTGGCCTCTGGAGTGGGCTTCTGTGCTGCGGTTCAGGTTTTCATGAGCCCCGAGGAGATTTCTCGGTTTATTTCTCAAGGCCTCTTTGGTATCTTTCCACCTGGTCATCATGAAGATACGAAAGATCTAGCTGCGGCGCATGACGCGCTTTCTGGTTTTGATCTGAATCGAGAAATCGGAGATCTCTCGGTTCTAAGTAGACTATGCTTGCTGAGGGGGATTTTGACGGCTATTCCAAGGAAAGCGCTCACCGTGCGCCAGCTTCGTCCGAATGGATCCTTATGGACTGTGTTGTATGATGGGATTTTACCTGAGCTTTGCGAGCACTGTGAGAACCCAGTTGACAGGCACTTCAATTTCCATGCTCTTACAGTGACTCAAATATGTCTGCAGCAGATAAAAACTGCTGTCACGGCTGATTTCGCTGACTTCTCTGGTGACTATAAGCCTTTCTCAAGGGATATTATCAACCGCATATTAAAAATCGTGTGGAGCAACCTGGAGGATCCTTTGAGTCAGACAGTAAAGCAGGTGCATCTCATATTTGATCTCCTGTTAGATATTGAATCATGTCTTTCATCAGAAGACCAAAACAATAGACTGGTTCTGTGCAACATTGCAAATGATTTACTCCGCCTAGGTCCGCGATGCAAAGGGAGATATATACCTTTAGCTTCTTTGACGAGGCGATTGGGTGCCAAATCTATTCTGAGCTTCAAGTCAAACCTTCTTTTGGAAACAGCTTATGCTTACatagatgatgatgtttgttgtgCTACAACATCATTTTTAAAATGCTTCCTTGAGAATTTACGTGATGAATGCTGGAACAGTGACGGCGTTGAGCAAGGATATGATGCCTTTAGAGCTTTGTGCTTGCCTCCTCTGATGCGGGGATTAGTATCTGGAAGTTCAAAGCTACGATCTAATTTAAATACTTACGCTATACCTGTTGTCATCGAAGTTGATCCAGACAGTATATTCGCAATGCTTGGATTCATTTCTCTTGGCCCAAGCGCAAAGGCAACTAAACTGGATATTCCTTTGAAGAGTGACCAGTGTATAGCTGCACTGGTTTCGCTGCTGAAGGTCTCTCGAAATCTCGCACTTGTGGAAGGGGATATTCAGTTGGATTCTGGTGAATTGCCTCAGCAGGGGGATATTAAGGGGGCTGCAGTCATATCCGTTAAAGGGATTACCGTTACAGTGCCTGTCAATTGGTTTATTTTGGCACTGACACACGGTGACGAAACTCTCCGTATCGATGCTGCTGAATCTCTCTTCCTGAATCCTAAGACATCAAGTCTTCCATCCTCCTTGGAACTGAGCTTGCTGAAAGAGGCAGTCCCATTGAATATGCGTTGCAGCTCAACAGCATTTCAAATGAAATGGACAGGTTTATTTAGAAAGTTTTTTGCTCGGGTGCGGACAGCACTGGACAGACAGCTAAAGCAGGGGTCATGGCGTCCATCTCCAACCTCTATTGTAAAAGAAGCTAATCCTGTTGATACCGCTGTGGACGCTTGTGTACAGAGGGCAGAAGATCTCTTCCAATTCATGAAGTGGCTGGGCTCCTTTCTCTTTAATTCTTGCTACCCCTCTGGCCCTTATGAAAGGAAAACTATTGCAATGGAGCTTATTCTTATACTGTTGGATGTATGGCCTATTTGTCGCTCTGAAGGGAAGACAGATCTTTATCCTTATAATGATAGCATAACAATGCCAGATTCAACAATTTCATTTGTAGGGTCTATAATTGATAGCTGGGACAGGCTAAGGGAAAATTCTTTTCGCATTCTGTTGCAGTTTCCAACACCGCTTCCTGGAATTTCCCTGAGTACATCCATAAATGATATCATCAGATGGGCAAAAGAACTCGTGCTAAGCCCACGTGTCCGGGAAAGTGATGCTGGCGCATTAGCCTTCCGACTTATATTTCGGAAGTATGTTTTGGAGCTTGGATGTGTTCTTGTGTTTTCTGAAGAACATGATTGCCTTCAGTGTTACACGAAATCTACAGATGGAGCTGCACAAGTAATTACTAGTCAAAACCCAGTTGCGCAGTATCTTTCAGCACTCATTCAGTGGCTGTGTACTGTTGTAGAAGAGGGTGAGAAGGATCTCTCTGAAGCATGCAAGAAGAGCTTTGTTCATGGAGTTCTTCTTACCTTGCGCTACACATTCGATGAGCTGCATTGGAACTCTGAAGTAATCCAATCGCGTGTTTCTGAAATGAGGTGTTTGATAGGAAAGCTTCTTGAACTCATAATGCGTATAACATCGCTAGCCCTGTGGGTGGTTTCGTCTGATGCATGGTATATGCCATATGATATGGATGACATGATTGATGATGTTTCTTTCCTCTCGGATGTAATTGATGAGCACCAACCTGATACCGCTTCAGCAACGGCAGAGAAAAATGCCAAATCAGGGAATAATGGCAAACCGGCCGATAGTGTTATTATGGTTGGTTGCTGGCTTGCTATGAAGGAG GTTAGCCTTCTTTTTGGAACTATCGTCAGGAAAATTCCATTGCCCGTATGTTCTCATTCAAATTCGTCACAGACTGAGGATATCTCTGGGGAGATTCTTGATGTGGAACAGTTAGAGATGATGGGTGACCATTTTTTGCAAGTTCTTCTCAAAATGAAGCATAATGGTGCAATTGATAAGACAAGGGCTGGACTTACTGCTCTCTGCAACCGTCTTCTTTGCTCAAATGATCCAAG GCTATGCAAAATGACGGATTCGTGGATGGTGTTACTGATGGATAGGGCACTAGCTGAAGGGCAAACTGTGGATGATTTGCTTAGAAGGAGTGCAGGAATCCCTGCTTCTTTTATGGCCCTGTTCCTGGCAGAACCAGATGGAACACCAAAGAAGCTACTTCCAAGGGCATTAAAATGGCTGATTGAATTTGCTAAAACATCTTTAGCTAATTTTCAGAAAGATTGCAACCAGAAGTCTGAAGCAATGAAAGATGATACAAGTGTTCATTCAAATGGAAATTTGTCTAAAAGCCGAGATGAGGGTGTTGTTCCCACAGTGCATGTATTCAATGTGCTTAGAGCTGCCTTTAATGATGCGAATTTAGCTGCTGACACTTCTGGTTTCTGTGCTGAGGCAACAATAGTGGCAATACATGCATTTTCATCTCCTTACTGGGAAGTGCGTAATGCAGCTTGTCTCGCATATACTGCGCTAGTTCGCCGCATGGTTGGGTTTCTGAATGTGCAGAAACGTGAATCAGCACGTCGGTCGATAACTGGCCTTGAATttttccacag GTACCCAGCACTTCATCCTTTCCTTTGTAGTGAACTGAAAGTTGCAACGGAACTGCTAGCTGATGGGGTTTCCCGCAATTTAGAGTCACATATTGCAAAAGCCATACACCCCAGCTTGTGCCCTATTCTTATTGTTTTATCAAGGCTTAAGCCGTCACCTATAAGCTGTGGAACTGAGGATCCTTTAGATCCTTTTTTGCTTTTACCCTTTATCCAGAAATGTGCTACCCAGAGTAACTACCGGGTTCGTGTCCTTGCATCAAGGGCCTTGATTGGTTTGGTATCTAATGAGAGACTGCAGTATGTTGTTATTGATATATTGGATCATTTACCTTGCGGAAGTCATGAAATGGCAGCTCACAGTTCTCAGTGTTCTGATCCTCCTGTATCAGCTAATATGGGAAATGGAAATTTACCTTGGCCTGCGAAGTCTTCTTCATTCAATTCAATTCATGGCCTTCTGCTGCAGCTTTGTTCTCTTCTCGATAACAACTTTAGAGGTCTGACGGACAGTAATAAGAAGGATCAGATTCTTGGCCATCTAATTGAGGTTCTCTCAAAGTGCTCTTGGCTTGGTTGCCGTAAATTATGCAGATGCCCTGTTGTAAGTACATCATACTTGTTGGTTTTGGATCAGATGCTTGATGTTGCGAGAACAGGGGAAAGCAGGCATACAGATGTGATCCGGTCACTGCTGTTACAGTTGAGTTCCCAGTGCCTGAACAATGCAACATCAACCCACTATTCATTCCATGATCCTACCCAGATTGAACTTCAACAGCAAGCAGCTGCATCATATTTCAGCTGTGTTGGCATTCCCAAAGGGCATGATGAAACTGCTGAGGAAGATATTCGATCGCAAATACTTGATAAATCGACTTCAAGCATGTCAGAGACGCCCTGTGAGGTCTCCCTCCCTGAGCTGCACAAGGAGATTATgtcttgccttgctgatcctattTATGATGTCAGAATTACAGTGCTGAAGAGGATTCTTCAGCTTGTGAAGTCAATCAGATGTGGTGATAGTAAGAACATTTTGCACCAATGGGCAAGGGCTAATCTGCACCCCGTGATAATGGAACGGTTATTTTTGGAAGAACACCCCAAATGCCTTTATTATAGTCTAAAGATCATATTTTCATGGAACATGGAATGCCAGTTTAACAATGGAGAAGATTCGAATACATTTTTATCCATCTGGGAAAGATTAGTTCATTTGAACAGCACTGTGTCACATGCAAAAACCAGAGAAATAATTCTATGTTGCATGGGTATGTGCATGAAGCAGTTCGCTAAATTACTCAGGAATGGTGTGTTACAGGAAGGTCTTAAAACGAGTGAGCTCTCTACTTCCTCTGTCAGTATCAATGAAGGGAATAGATTACCCGCAGCCCTTATCAGCATAAACTATTTTGTCAGTCTTGTAAAGAACCAAAGTGATCCCTCTGAAACTGTGAATTCTCGAAGGGCTGCCGCTGAAGCAATAATTTCTTCGGGTCTTCTTGAGGAGGCAAATTTTGTCAAAGCATGTGTGTCCAACACATACCTTCCTTCAGAACACGATGAATGCCATCTAGAGGAGAAATGCTTGAAAGCTAGTGTGGGTGAATTCACGAGTCTTTATGCATGCAAGATACTGGACTTATGGTTCATATGCATCCAGTTACTGGAGGATGAGGATGTCCATCTTAGGCAGAAACTTGCCAAGAATGTTCAAAGGATAATCGCAAATGGATCGGCTAATAACTTATGTGATGATTCTGTGCCACTGCAAGTGGATAGAGTGATTGAGCTGAGCTTTGAATTTGTAACCAATTTGTTTGGCCATTGGCTGAAATACATTGAGTACTTATTAAGGATGGTTTTGGACACCGCTAACACTTTGGATTCAGATGGAGACTTGGTCCGTCAGATATTCGATAAAGAAATCGATAACCACCACGAGGAGAAGCTGCTGATATGTCAAATTTCCTGCTTAAAAATTCAGAAGCTTCTGCGATCTGAGTATGAGCTAGCAACAGAAGGGAGAACTGAACTGTTCCTGCAGAACTGGAGGGAGAGCTTCTTGCACCAGCTCACGTCATTGACCAGTGGCTATCTGGAAAAAGAAGGGAAAACCGATTGGATTGGTGGCATTGGCAACCACAAGGATGTGTTCACATCAGTATACGCAAATCTGCTCGGTCTGTATGCACTCACTCAATCAAGGTCACTAGAACAACTGGAGGACAGGCATAAACTGTATTTGCAAGAATTCTCAGATCTGGAGGGGTTCATCACACCGTTCCTGAAGAATCCCTTGATCTCTAACCTGTATTTGCTGGTGAAGCGATCGCATGGGGTGCTTGGATCCCCACTTAAGCCAGAGGACCAAGTGGGAGGTTCTGCCTCAGAAAATTTTGATTTGTATTTTCTCCTCAGATAA
- the LOC127314694 gene encoding uncharacterized protein: MPAAAARCPLLLGRHPLRRSFTSSSTRRVCAAAGGGGGSEGRSPAYGGLLLDAGGTLLQLARPVAKTYAALGRPYGVTMPVKYIKEGFKRAFSAPWPKTLRYQGDGRPFWRIVVAEATDCTDNDYFEEVYQHYAHGDAWCLPDGAYKTLHDLKDAGVKLAVVSNFDTRLRKLLKDLNISDVFDAIVVSSEVGYEKPAPEIFKIALDQIGVEASKAVHVGDDETADKAGANAIGLECWLWGEDVKKFSEIQDRILARD; this comes from the exons ATGCCCGCCGCGGCGGCGCGCTGCCCCCTCCTCCTCGGGCGGCATCCCCTCCGACGGTCCTTCACCTCCTCCAGTACGCGGCGTGTCTGCGCAGCCGCGGGGGGCGGGGGCGGGAGCGAGGGGCGCTCACCGGCCTACGGCGGGCTGCTGCTCGACGCCGGTGGCACGCTGCTGCAGCTGGCGCGTCCGGTCGCCAAGACCTACGCCGCCCTCGGCCGCCCATACG GTGTGACGATGCCGGTGAAATACATCAAGGAGGGGTTCAAGCGGGCCTTCTCGGCGCCATGGCCGAAGACGCTCAGGTACCAG GGCGATGGGCGGCCATTCTGGAGGATTGTCGTGGCGGAAGCAACCGACTGCACAGACAACGATTACTTCGAAGAAGTGTATCAG CACTATGCACATGGAGACGCATGGTGTCTGCCTGACGGAGCTTACAAAACGCTGCATGATTTGAAAGATGCCGGAG TCAAGCTAGCTGTCGTATCAAACTTTGACACACGGCTAAGGAAATTGCTCAAGGACCTTAATATCTCAGATGT GTTCGATGCCATTGTGGTATCATCAGAGGTCGGATACGAGAAACCTGCTCCTGAGATATTCAAAATAGCATTAG ATCAAATTGGTGTGGAAGCCAGCAAGGCAGTACACGTAGGGGATGATGAGACTGCAGACAAGGCGGGTGCTAATGCCATAGGACTTGAGTGCTG GCTGTGGGGAGAAGATGTGAAGAAATTTTCTGAGATACAGGATCGAATTCTAGCGAGAGACTGA